ATCGACCGCCAGCTGCACTTCCCAGACCGCGTGCTCATCCAGACCGGCGGCGCGGGCCTGGTCCACCACGAAATCGCTGATCGTCGCCAGATGCTCCAGCGATGCTTCCACGGTAATCGTCCGAAAAGGCATGATGCTATACGGCAACGAGCGCCGCAGTGGCGCTCGCTACATAAAAGTTGGTGCTAAAAGCTGCCGACAGCCTCGACAAGATCATCGTAGATGTGGAACAATGAGGTGAAGCCGGTCAAGTCGAACACTTCCCGAATGCGAGGCGGCAGGTTGACAATTCGCACATCGCCACGATCGAAGTCCGTCAGCTTCCACTCACGGGCGCGCTTCCGAGCTTCGATCAAGACCCGCAGGCCAGGGCTGCTCACATATTCAAGGCCGGCGAAGTCGAGCAAAATACGGTAGCGGCCTTCGTTGAAGAGCTGATTGATGCGTTCCTGAACCTGCGGCGCTTCTGCGGCGGTCAGCCGGCCTGAAATAGCCAGCACGTCTACTCGATTGAGTCGGCGATGCGAAATCTCCATGTTCGTTCCTCCACAACGGGCTGATCTCGGCTGCCCCGATTATAGCATGGCTGCGGCTTTGCGCGTGGGACTTTTGATCAATGTTATGTCAGACCTTTACATAGCGGCATGGTATCGCATACGGCGGATCGCCAGCACGATCGCGAAAGGGCATCCGTGTGGATGCCCTCTCAGATGCGTGTGTTACGTTCAGCGATGATGACATGTGCACTGGGCTACCACTGGCCCAGGCTCTCCCCCTTATGGTCCAGATTATCCAGATACCACGAGGCTTCCATCGCCGCCATACAGCCCTCGCCCGCCGCCGTGATCGCCTGACGATAGATATGATCGACCACGTCGCCTGCCGCGAACACGCCCGGAATGTTGGTGCGGGTGCGACCATCGGTGAGGATGTAGCCGTTCTCGTCCATATCGATCTGGCCTTTGAAGAGGCCGGTGTTCGGGATGTGGCCGATGTAGGGGAACACGCCGTCCACCTCGATCAACTCCTCGACGCCGGTCTTGATATTCTTGGCGCGCACGCCCGTCACCTTGCCGTTGCCGACCACCTCGGTGACGACCGTATCCCAGACGAAGGTCATCTTGGGATTATTGAACGCGCGCTGCTGAATGATCGGATCGGCGCGCAGCTCGTCGCGGCGATGGATCACTTTGACCTCGCTGGCGAAGCGCGTCAGGAACAGCCCCTCTTCGACGGCGCTGTTGCCGCCGCCGACGACGACCAGCTTCTTCTCGCGGAAGAAGAAGCCGTCGCAGACCGCGCAGTACGAGACGCCGCGATTGGCTAGCTCGTTCTCGCCTGGAACGCCCAGCTTGCGCGGCGATGCGCCCGTCGAGATGATCAGCGTATCGGCGGTATGCGTCTCGCCGGAGTCCATCGTGATGCGCAGGGGGCGCTCGCGCAGCTCGACCTGCTCGACAATGCCGTCGATAAAGGCCGTGCCGAAGCGCGCCGCCTGCTGCTCCATCTTCTGCGCCAGATCAAAGCCGTTGATCGCATCGGGAAAGCCCGGATAGTTCTCGACCTCGTCGGTGGTCGCGATCAGGCCGCCCGGTTGCAGCCCCCGTGCGACGACGGGATTTAAGTTGGCTCGCGCGGCGTACAGCGCCGCCGTCAGCCCAGCCGGGCCGGAGCCGATGATGAACACTTTATAATGCATGGTAGCCTCCAAAACGCACTACTGTATAGCATACCCTGCGATGCCGCTGCTCGCAAATACGCCATTTCGCCCACTCCGGCAGGGGGATTCATACCAGGGGGCGAAAGCACAGGAGAACAACGGAACAAGAGAACAAAAGAGGACCTGAGCTTGGAACTTGGAGCTTGGAACCTGGAACTGATCAAGAGTCGTGATCCGAACCGCCCTCTAGCAGCGCGCGAAACGTGCGCAGCGCCAGCGGGATACGCGGCCCGTACCACGTCAGCAGCTCGCCGTCCACGAAATGCACCGCGCCGCCGAAAAACGGCTCAAGCGCCGACAGATCGACTGAGGAGAAGGCGTACGGCTCGGAGGGCAGCACGATCAGGTCGGGCCGCAGCGCGGGGATCTGCTCCAGCGCGAAGCGGGGATAGCGTCCCGGTAGCGAAGCGGCCACGTTCTGCCCGCCGCAGACGCGCAGCAGATCGTCGGCGTAGGTCTGGGAGCCGATCGCCATCCAGGGATCGCGCCAGATCGGAGCCAGCACGCGCCGCCCAGGATCGGCAACAGCCATCGTCTCGGCATAGACCGCGCGCATCTCGGCAAGAAGCGGCTGAGCGGCGTCGGCAGCATCCACCACCTGCGCCAGCCCTGCCAGCGTCTCGATCGCCTGTGCCACGGTGCAGGGATCGGTGACAAACACCGCCAGACCAGCCGCCGCCAGCGCCTCGACATCGCGCTCCCGGTTTTCTTCCTTGTTGGCGATCACCAGATCCGGCTCAAGCGCAATGATGCGAGCACGATCGGGGTTTTTCGTGCCACGCAGCCTGGGCTTGGCGGCGACGGCTGCCGTGGGCCGCGTGCAAAAGTCTGTCACACCGACGACGCGCTCATCCAGGCCCAGCGCGAAAAGCCACTCGGTCAGCGAGGGCACCAGCGAGACGATCCGCTGCGGCGTGCGCGGCACGTCCAGCACACGATTCAGGGCGTCGACAACAGTCGGCATGTCACGCCACCGGCTGCTGACGAGTCTCGCGGTCGGCGATCTGTACCTCCGCGCCGACGCGCCGCAGCTCTTGGGCCAGCCGCAGCGCCGCTGGCCGCGACATAGGCAGCGGCAGACGACCGCCGCGCCTGGCAAGCCGATCGATCTCGCCCACATCCAGGCGGGTCATGCGCTCCAGCAGCCGCGTGACCGCTACCGGCTGCTGCCCGACCGACTCGATCGTCAGCACGGTGTTGAAGGGTGGCGTGTCGGCGGAGCGGTGCAGGCGCGCCGTCAGGCGATGCCAGGTGGACGTGATCGCCATGAGCTGCACGACGAACAGCACGAACACCACCAGCAGAATGAACATAGCGGATTCAGTCATAGCGTTTCCTTTTGCTCTATCATACTCCAATCGAGCGCGCACAGCGGCGTGAAAAACGTCGGTCCACGGCTCGGCATGTTTGTTTTTTTCGGGCGCATCCTTTATGCTGTAGCCATGCCCCGACCAGACGTGATATTTTTTTGTGAGCTGGGGCCGCTGGCGCTCGCCGAGCTATTCGAGCAGCCCGGCCTGATCGATACATTACGATCGCAGCAGTACGGCGTTGCACTGGCGATGCTCGATTTTAGCCCACAGCGTACCGCTGCGGTGCGTACGCTCAACGCGCGCAATATTCCGGTAACGGCCTGGCTGCTGCTGCCGGTCGAAGAAGGCTACTGGTTCAACCTGCACAACTACCCCCAGGCGCTCGTAGCGTACCAGGCGTTCCGTGAGTGGGCCGAGCGCGAGCATCTGCACTTCACGGCGGTCGGGCTGGACATCGAGCCGTCGCTGGCGGAGCTGCACGCCGCGCGCAGGCAGGGCATGCGCAGTATTTTCAACCGCGCGGTGCTCGCGCAGCGCAACGCGCTCTATCCCGCCGCCCGCGAGGCCTATCACGATCTTGCGGCGACGATCCGCCACGACGGCTACGCGGTGCATACCTATCAGTACCCGTTCATCGTCGACGATCGCCGCGCCGGGACGACGCTGATCCAGCGCATGCTCGACATCGTGGACGTGCCCGCCGACGAAGAGGTCTTGATGCTCTACAGCAGCAACTTTTTTCGAGGCATCTTCGGCAGCGACCTCGGCGGCGCGGTGGTACGCTCCTACGGCCAGCACGCCGACGGCATCGGCATCGGCGTGACCGGCGGCGGCGTGATCCTCGATCCGATCACCGGCCTGCAATCGCCGCGTATGTCGCTGGAAGCCTTCCGCCGCGATCTGCGCATCGCGGCCCAGTACACCGACGTGGTGCATATTTTCTCGCTCGAAGGCTGCGTCGATCGCGGCTGGCTGCCGGAGCTAGAGGCGCTGGATTGGGAGCGGCCTGTCGCTGTGATGCGCCATCAGCGGATGCAGATGGGAGCCTTCCGCGTGCTGATCGGCTTCGTGCTGTGGAGCGCGCGCTATGGCTGGACCGCCCTTGGCTGGCTCGGCTGGGTCGTCGCGGGGAGCATGTTCCTCTCGCGGCGGATCAAGCGCTGGCAGCGGCGACGCCGCGCAAGAAAGGAACAGTGATGCTCGACCCGACGATCGAACGCGAGATCGCGGAGCTAGGCCAGCGCTACGGATCGCCGCTCCGCCGACCGATAACGCTCGACGACCGGCTGTTCGATCCGCTTGGCAAGTCGGACCGCTACGGCGAGGTCTGTATGGTGCTGCGTCGGCGCAGCGGCCTGCTGCTGACCGCGCGCAAGACCTATTATCCGCCCGACGCTTACCGGTTGCTGACCGGCGGCATTCACCACGGAGAGCCGATCCTTGAGGCGCTGCTGCGCGAAACCGAGGAAGAAACCGGGCTGCACGTCGAGGTGCGGCGCTTCCTGGCGGCGATCACCTACTACGTGCCGCCGCACCCGGAGGCGCAATCCGGGCCGATCAGCTTTCATACCTTCGCGTTTCTGCTGGACGAGGTTGGCGGCACGCTGGGCTGCGTCGATCCCGACGAGCGCGTTGCCGACTTTCGCGAGGTGGCGGTCGCCGAGCTGCCGCGGCTGGCGCAGCGCCTGGAGCAGCTCAGGCCGCAGTTCGACCCTGAGATCAACGGGCGCTGGAGCGACTGGGGCCGTTTCCGCGCCGCGATTCACCACGCCGTCCACGAGGCGCTCACACAGTCGTCCTGATCAGCAACAAAAGGAGTGTAGACGATGACGGTTGGGCTTTGGCAAACCACGATCAGCGCGCCCGATACGCCGCCACATGTCGATACGGTGATTATCGGGGCCGGGCTGATCGGATCATATCTGGCGCTCAAGCTGCGCGACGAGCAGCGCAGCACGCTGGTGTTAGACGCGCGGCATATCGCCGGGGGCGCGTCCGGGCGCAACGGCGGCCTGCTGCTGACCGGCGTGGCGCACTCCTACGCCCACGCCTGCGCGCTGTACGGGCGCGACACCACGCGCGAGCTGTGGTCGCTGACGGTGCGCAACCGTGAGGCGATGATCGGCTGGGCGACCACGCTGGGCACGCCCGTGCGGCGCTGCGGCAGCTATATTCTGGCCTGCGATCAGCGTCAGGCCGAGGAGCTGCGCGAGTCGGTCGGGCTGATGCGCGAGGACGGCTTCAACGCCACGTGGCACGCCGACGATCCGCTGCGACGCGGCTTTATCGCCGGGGTGCATATCCCCGACGACGGCGCGATCCAGCCTGCCAGCCTGACGACCGGGCTGCTCAAGGCCAGCGGGGCGCAGGTGCGCGAGGCCGCCGAGGTCTACGCGATCGAGTCGCAGGCCGACGGCGTGCTGGTCCGATCGCGCGGCGGCGATGTGGTCGCGCAGCGCGTGGTGCTGGCGACCAACGCCTGGACGCCGCTGCTGGTCGCGGAGTTCGCGGACGCGATCGTGCCGGGACGCGGCCAGGTGATCGCAACCGCGCCCGCGCCGCAGGTGTTGCAGCAAGCCTGCTACTGCGACGACGGCTTCGAGTACTTCCAGCAATTGCCGGACGGACGCTTTGTGCTGGGCGGCTACCGCAACCTGGCCTTCGACGCAGAGCGGACCTACGCCGATCACACGACGCCCGGTATTCAGAGCGCGCTTGAGGCGTTTCTCGCGCGGCACTTTCCGGAGCTGGCCGATGTGCCGATCGAGCGGCGCTGGGCCGGGACGATGGCCTTCACGCCCGACGGCCTGCCGCTGGTGGGACGCCTGCGCCGCGACGAGCGGATCGCCTTTGCGGTGGGCTTCAACGGCCACGGCCTGGGCCTGGGAATCATGGTCGCGGAGCACCTGCTGCGTGAGCTTCAGGGCGGCGATGCCGGGATGTTCGCCGCGCGGCGGATCATGCCCGGAGTGGTCTAGCGCTACACGCCCAGCACGCTCCTGCCGATGCTCGTCAACGCCAGCTCCTCGGTCGGCGGGTGGAAGAGGCCCGCGCGCACATCGCGGAACAGGCGCTCCAGCGGCAGCGCCCGCGACATCGACTGTCCGCCGACCACCCGCAGCGCCAGGTCGGTGGCCTTGACGGCGTGCGTTGTGGCGATGACCTTGCACAGACCGATCTGCGGCATCAGCGCGGCGCGCTGCTCAGGGCAGTGCGCCCAGGCATCGGCGATCGCGTAGAGCAGCGACCGGGCGGTCAGCAGCTCGGCCTCAAGCGCGCCGACCATCCGCTGGATCGGCTCAAGCGTGGCGATCGACTGGCCCTTGAGCGCGGTCGGCCTGCGCTCGTGGGCAAACTGGATCGCCGCGTCGCGGGCGGCTTCGGCCACGCCCAGGTACACCCCGGCGATCGTCATGCCGAACCACGCGCCGCCGCTGGTCCGACCGGGATCTGGCACACCCGGAGCGCGGCGCAGCACCAGATCGGCGGGCGAGGCGGGGACGCCCTCCAGCACCAGATCGTGCGAGGCCGTGGTGCGCATGCCCATCACGTCCCACGTCTCGTCGATGCGCATGCCGGGCCGATCCGTCGGCAGCAGAAACACGCCGATCGTGCCCTCCGGCGCGTCGTCGAGCACTGCCGGAACCAGCACATGTGTCAGCACGACCGAGCCGCTGGAAAACGATTTACGCCCGCTGATCTCCCAGCCGTCGCCGGTCCAGCGCGCACGAGTCGCTGGCAGGCCGCCGCGTGACGGGCTGCCTAGCTCCGGCTCGGTGGCGCACGAGTTGATCAGCGCCCGCGCCTGAACGACCTGAGCGCAGAGCGCGGCAAACGTCGGCTCGGCCCAGGGACGGCTCTCGCTCAGCGAGCCGAGCACCTGCACATGCATATCGAAGACCAGCGCGGTCGCGCCGTCGCCGCGAGCCAGCCGCTCGACCACCTGGATCGCTTCGGGCAGCGTCGCGCCCCAGCCGCCGTACTCCTGGGGCACCGTCAGCAGATGAAACTGCGCCGCTCGCAGATCGGCAAAATTCTCGAAGGGAAAACTGGCCTCGCGGTCGTGCTGCGGCGCGCGCTCGGCAAAGCGAACAGCCAGATCATCGGCCTGCCGCAGCCACGCCGCCAGCCGGTCGCTCGTCCGTGTCAGCATCAAAGGATCGATCATCGATTCAGCCTTATCATACAATCACGTCAGAGCAGCATGATCCGACGTGGTATCATCAATCGTATAGTCAGAACAAATAAACAAAGAACAACGCATGCGCCCCGCTGCTGTTCTATGTTTCGTTGTTCTTTGTTCGCTATTTTCTGGAGCAGACCCTATGCCATTACCACTGCTCACCCGACGTGGTGACACCTTATATTATGACACCGATCGTGGCGCGGTGATGGTTCTCGACCGCCGCCGCTATCCGCAGAGCACCGAGTTCGTCGCGTGTACGACGGTCGAGGAGGTGGCCCACGCGATCGAGGCGATGATCGTGCAGGGCGGCCCGCCGCTGGCGTACGTCGGCGGCTACGGGCTGGCGGTCGCGGCGCATGTCCATCGGCACTGGCCCGTCGAGGCGCTGCGCGGCGCGCTGATCAGCGCGGGCGAGCGGCTGCGGCAGACGCGGCCCACCGCCGACGATCTGCATCAGGTGATCGATCAGACGCTTGTCGCCGCCGAGCGCGCGATCTTCGCGGGCGACGACGTAGAGGCGTCGATCGCCGCGTTCGTCAGGCAGGTTGTCGATCACGGCGACCGCGTGAGCGAGCGGTGCGGACGAAACGCAGCAGCGCTGCTGGACGACGGCGATACGATCCTGACGCACTGCTTCGCGGGCGCGGCGCTCAACTGGATGCTCTACGTCGCGTTTGTCGAGCAGGGCAAGACGATCAAGCTGGTTTGCAACGAGACGCGGCCCTACTTGCAGGGCGCGCGGCTGGCGGCGGCCTCCGGCGTCGAGATCGGCGTGCCGACGACGGTAATCACCGACAACATGGCCGGATTCTGCTTTACGCGCGGCATGTTCACCAAATATATCACCGCCGCCGATCGGATCGCGCTCGACGGCTCAGCCGCGAACAAGGTCGGCACCTACCAGTACGCCGTGCTGGCGCAGCGTCACCATGTGCCGTTCTACGTGCTGGGCTACGACGGCCCCGATCCGGCCACGGCGACCGGCGCGGATATTCCGATCGAGGAGCGCAATCCCGACGAGGTGCTGTCGTTCAACGGCGTGCGCGTCGCCGCGCCCGGCGCGCAGGGCTACTATCCGGCCTTCGATGTGACGCCGCCCGATCTGATCGCGGCGATCGTCACCGACCGTGGGGTGTTTCGCGCCGCCGAGATTCGGCAGTACCATGCCACGGCAGCGCCCGACGTCGAGGATGCCGAATGATTCTGATGCTTGGCGGCACGGGCGCGTATTTTCTGGATCTGGATGCAGCGCTGGGGCCGTGCGCACGCCGCGAGATCGACACGCCCTACGGCGCGGCGGGCGCGGTGCTGCTGCCGGAGCGCTACGAGCGACGGATCGGTTTTGCATCGCGGCACGGCTGGGGACGCCTGGAAGTCACGCCGCCGTTCGTCAACAGCCGCGCCAACCTGTGGGCCGCGCACGAGCTGGGCACGACGCATATCGTGAGCTGGAACGGCGTCGGGGCGATCGATCCGCTGCTGCAAGTCCACGATCTGCTGGTGCTCGACGCCGTGCTTGACTTTACTAAAACCCGCCAGCGCGCATTCACCGATGAGCCGCCAGCAGCCCAGCGCCAGCGGGTGTTCAGCCCGGCCTCGGAAGCGCCCTTCGACGAGGCGACGCGGCAGGTCGTGTACGAGGTCGCGGCGGCGCAGCAGGATCGTGTCTTTCCGGTGGGCGTGTATGCCTGCTCGGAAGGGCCACGGCTGGAAACCGCCGCCGAGATCGCCGCGCTGGGCAGGTTTGGCGCGGAGGTGGTCGGCATGACGCTGGTGCCTGAGGTCTTCCTGGCGCGCGAGCTTGGCATTCGCTTCGCGTCGCTGGCGTACGTCACCAACTACGCCACGGGCGTCGAGCCGGTCGCAGGAGCGCCGCGCTTCTTCGGCGTCGAGGTCGCGCAGCGCTGCCTGCGGATCGCGCTGGCGGCGGCGGAGCATCTGGCAGCGGAGGTGA
The sequence above is a segment of the Herpetosiphonaceae bacterium genome. Coding sequences within it:
- a CDS encoding FAD-binding oxidoreductase translates to MTVGLWQTTISAPDTPPHVDTVIIGAGLIGSYLALKLRDEQRSTLVLDARHIAGGASGRNGGLLLTGVAHSYAHACALYGRDTTRELWSLTVRNREAMIGWATTLGTPVRRCGSYILACDQRQAEELRESVGLMREDGFNATWHADDPLRRGFIAGVHIPDDGAIQPASLTTGLLKASGAQVREAAEVYAIESQADGVLVRSRGGDVVAQRVVLATNAWTPLLVAEFADAIVPGRGQVIATAPAPQVLQQACYCDDGFEYFQQLPDGRFVLGGYRNLAFDAERTYADHTTPGIQSALEAFLARHFPELADVPIERRWAGTMAFTPDGLPLVGRLRRDERIAFAVGFNGHGLGLGIMVAEHLLRELQGGDAGMFAARRIMPGVV
- the trxB gene encoding thioredoxin-disulfide reductase, with protein sequence MHYKVFIIGSGPAGLTAALYAARANLNPVVARGLQPGGLIATTDEVENYPGFPDAINGFDLAQKMEQQAARFGTAFIDGIVEQVELRERPLRITMDSGETHTADTLIISTGASPRKLGVPGENELANRGVSYCAVCDGFFFREKKLVVVGGGNSAVEEGLFLTRFASEVKVIHRRDELRADPIIQQRAFNNPKMTFVWDTVVTEVVGNGKVTGVRAKNIKTGVEELIEVDGVFPYIGHIPNTGLFKGQIDMDENGYILTDGRTRTNIPGVFAAGDVVDHIYRQAITAAGEGCMAAMEASWYLDNLDHKGESLGQW
- a CDS encoding helical backbone metal receptor, whose protein sequence is MPTVVDALNRVLDVPRTPQRIVSLVPSLTEWLFALGLDERVVGVTDFCTRPTAAVAAKPRLRGTKNPDRARIIALEPDLVIANKEENRERDVEALAAAGLAVFVTDPCTVAQAIETLAGLAQVVDAADAAQPLLAEMRAVYAETMAVADPGRRVLAPIWRDPWMAIGSQTYADDLLRVCGGQNVAASLPGRYPRFALEQIPALRPDLIVLPSEPYAFSSVDLSALEPFFGGAVHFVDGELLTWYGPRIPLALRTFRALLEGGSDHDS
- a CDS encoding NUDIX hydrolase, yielding MLDPTIEREIAELGQRYGSPLRRPITLDDRLFDPLGKSDRYGEVCMVLRRRSGLLLTARKTYYPPDAYRLLTGGIHHGEPILEALLRETEEETGLHVEVRRFLAAITYYVPPHPEAQSGPISFHTFAFLLDEVGGTLGCVDPDERVADFREVAVAELPRLAQRLEQLRPQFDPEINGRWSDWGRFRAAIHHAVHEALTQSS
- a CDS encoding acyl-CoA dehydrogenase family protein encodes the protein MIDPLMLTRTSDRLAAWLRQADDLAVRFAERAPQHDREASFPFENFADLRAAQFHLLTVPQEYGGWGATLPEAIQVVERLARGDGATALVFDMHVQVLGSLSESRPWAEPTFAALCAQVVQARALINSCATEPELGSPSRGGLPATRARWTGDGWEISGRKSFSSGSVVLTHVLVPAVLDDAPEGTIGVFLLPTDRPGMRIDETWDVMGMRTTASHDLVLEGVPASPADLVLRRAPGVPDPGRTSGGAWFGMTIAGVYLGVAEAARDAAIQFAHERRPTALKGQSIATLEPIQRMVGALEAELLTARSLLYAIADAWAHCPEQRAALMPQIGLCKVIATTHAVKATDLALRVVGGQSMSRALPLERLFRDVRAGLFHPPTEELALTSIGRSVLGV
- a CDS encoding MTAP family purine nucleoside phosphorylase translates to MILMLGGTGAYFLDLDAALGPCARREIDTPYGAAGAVLLPERYERRIGFASRHGWGRLEVTPPFVNSRANLWAAHELGTTHIVSWNGVGAIDPLLQVHDLLVLDAVLDFTKTRQRAFTDEPPAAQRQRVFSPASEAPFDEATRQVVYEVAAAQQDRVFPVGVYACSEGPRLETAAEIAALGRFGAEVVGMTLVPEVFLARELGIRFASLAYVTNYATGVEPVAGAPRFFGVEVAQRCLRIALAAAEHLAAEVT
- a CDS encoding STAS domain-containing protein, giving the protein MEISHRRLNRVDVLAISGRLTAAEAPQVQERINQLFNEGRYRILLDFAGLEYVSSPGLRVLIEARKRAREWKLTDFDRGDVRIVNLPPRIREVFDLTGFTSLFHIYDDLVEAVGSF
- a CDS encoding s-methyl-5-thioribose-1-phosphate isomerase, translating into MPLPLLTRRGDTLYYDTDRGAVMVLDRRRYPQSTEFVACTTVEEVAHAIEAMIVQGGPPLAYVGGYGLAVAAHVHRHWPVEALRGALISAGERLRQTRPTADDLHQVIDQTLVAAERAIFAGDDVEASIAAFVRQVVDHGDRVSERCGRNAAALLDDGDTILTHCFAGAALNWMLYVAFVEQGKTIKLVCNETRPYLQGARLAAASGVEIGVPTTVITDNMAGFCFTRGMFTKYITAADRIALDGSAANKVGTYQYAVLAQRHHVPFYVLGYDGPDPATATGADIPIEERNPDEVLSFNGVRVAAPGAQGYYPAFDVTPPDLIAAIVTDRGVFRAAEIRQYHATAAPDVEDAE